The window ATCGATACCTTGAAGGACTACGGCAAGACCGCGGTTGGTGTCAATGTTGCTGCGGTTATTGAAACATCCGATATTCTCCGTGATGAACGCCAGTATTATGAATATTTTGAGTCGCAGTTCAAGGGGTTCCTGCCCACGGTGCAGATTCATAAGCTGCCCGGCGGCGCAATGGGGAGCAGCTTTGAGCAGGCCGTCAAGGGCGGCTTCCTTGACAGGATGCCCACCATTCTTCACGATGAATTGCCTAAAGTCCAGAAAGAGCTCGGCAACTGGTGGAGTGTCACCCCCGGCTCGCAGATTCTCTGGACAACAGCGGTGAGCAATGTCCTTGGCGGTGACCGTTACGGGAATCCCTCCGGGGATCTTAAAAACCTGTTGCTTGGCAAATACGGGCCTTTTCCATTCTATCAGCCTCCCGACTGGATATATGAAAAGGTGTTCGGCGCCGACTGGAAGACCATTCTTGAAAAACAGGGCGGTGTAGAGGATATCGGCGATATGGATATCGAAGAGGAACGAAAAGCCCTTGCCGCAAAACTCGGAGTTGAACCCACCGAGCAGCAGCTTGTCACCTATCTGCAGCATCCTAATGATGCGGTTAACTTTTTTAAATTCGAAGAAAAATTTGGAAAAGTCTATGTTCTGCCACCGAGTATTCTTCTCAAGACCGGCGGTTTCAAGCTCGGTGAAACCATTAAGTTCAAAGATCATTATGGCAAAGAACATATTATCGAGATCGGTCCTGAACAGGAGAATGAAGACGGAGAGTTCAGTACCTATCTGAATATCGACCATCATCAGCGGGTATTCAAGTTTCAGGCTGAAGTTGCCGAGGGCACGGTCTCGGCCGCAGCTCCGCAGTTGAGCAAGCAGGAGATTGTAGCTCTTGCCAAGGCCGGAGATATCCGGGCGCCTTTTGGGGCCAATGTCTGTGAAATAAGTGTCAAGGTAGGCGATACTGTCAAGCAAGGCGATCAGCTGGTCATGCTTGAAGCAATGAAAATGCAGACCCCGATTAACAGCGAAGTGTCAGGAAAGGTCGCGGAGATTTCCACCGAGGCGGGGGTTGCAGTGAAACCTGGCGACAAACTCCTGAAAATCGAGGTTGGAGGCGAATAAATCGCAGGTTGTTGCAGCGTTAGAAAAAAGTTGAAAATATTTAAAATGAGTGATATCTAAGCAAAAATTATAACGATGAAATAAATTTGTATGTTTATGCTGAGATCCAGATAAACTTCAAAAATAAAAAGGCATTCCGCGATCCGGGATGCCTTTTTTGTTATTTTTTTAGGGTTAATGCCATGCCACTTGCTGAATAATAAAGATTTTGGCACCAAGCAATGTTCTGCTTATAAACTTTCGAATCCAGGAGTCAGTATCAGGAATCCAGAAGACAAATGTTGCAATATGTCCGGTACAAGCTATTCTGACTCCTGACTCCTGACTCCTGACTCCTGGATTCAGATACCTCCTGGCTCGCAGTCATGAATTATCTGCCGCGGTTCATTTTGTTTTACGACTCTCAGCCTTTTCAGCTGACGGTGATGATCGAGTTTTCTCCGTGATAGGGGTTGGAACATTTCTCAGGGCTTTCCGG of the Pseudomonadota bacterium genome contains:
- a CDS encoding pyruvate carboxylase: MERIVQGMDIKEVLRIMRAADGYYITNTARDLSQSDFKNRILLHTDLLAAKAREDANFFSLEITGGASVHVDILRKQVDPFLKLELLREQMPNTMFQTLCRGVNLFGYRPYPQNVIRLVVREFAKYVDVWRVFDFMNHIPNMQAVFEEVQKAGKILEPSICFSTGPEHTDEYYVRKVGEIIDVTGEDILLCIKNHGGLGTPKRIGDLVAAIKDKYPDMVIHYHGHNTDSNDIGRITAAVLNGATIVDAADHAFTGYFGPPPILTVIDTLKDYGKTAVGVNVAAVIETSDILRDERQYYEYFESQFKGFLPTVQIHKLPGGAMGSSFEQAVKGGFLDRMPTILHDELPKVQKELGNWWSVTPGSQILWTTAVSNVLGGDRYGNPSGDLKNLLLGKYGPFPFYQPPDWIYEKVFGADWKTILEKQGGVEDIGDMDIEEERKALAAKLGVEPTEQQLVTYLQHPNDAVNFFKFEEKFGKVYVLPPSILLKTGGFKLGETIKFKDHYGKEHIIEIGPEQENEDGEFSTYLNIDHHQRVFKFQAEVAEGTVSAAAPQLSKQEIVALAKAGDIRAPFGANVCEISVKVGDTVKQGDQLVMLEAMKMQTPINSEVSGKVAEISTEAGVAVKPGDKLLKIEVGGE